A window from Erythrolamprus reginae isolate rEryReg1 chromosome 9, rEryReg1.hap1, whole genome shotgun sequence encodes these proteins:
- the LOC139171792 gene encoding claudin-34-like has protein sequence MYMSNKSLNRQVPSETESMITKWSVWINSAQFGSYLLCILGWILCITSTATDRWRIWHVKKKGELYFGLMKIGIWRACYTYNVQYENSYEECEQFTPSMQTLPKEIFLAQDMLSLGCIMGAVGVTFMSFALWNIVKAITQKTFLLTLFNLGILMNFLTGIFIIIPISWNTYSIMINADIKFPDDFKLLVPPSPEKQEIGAGIYIGYVAAILLLVSGVMIFCYGYVFRNSQENRVLSPAVGPLAPVDIFRNTGSSGSSLTIDEQKEEEPEAWTDAVTTANYADIKESKQSMHQQLLEDAKMVPIVLVAPYVVKSQVEGEEAVQRLDSRESHSRRKNHQPD, from the coding sequence ATGTACATGTCCAATAAATCACTTAATAGGCAAGTGCCAAGTGAAACGGAATCCATGATAACAAAATGGTCCGTCTGGATTAATAGCGCCCAGTTTGGTAGCTATTTGCTTtgcatcttaggatggatcctgTGTATAACCTCAACAGCCACTGATCGTTGGAGAATATGGCATGTTAAAAAGAAAGGCGAATTGTATTTTGGCTTGATGAAGATCGGAATCTGGAGAGCCTGTTATACTTACAACGTACAGTATGAAAACAGTTATGAGGAATGTGAACAATTCACTCCAAGCATGCAGACGCTGCCCAAGGAAATTTTTCTGGCTCAAGATATGTTGAGTTTGGGTTGCATTATGGGAGCCGTGGGGGTGACTTTCATGAGCTTTGCCTTATGGAATATTGTCAAAGCCATAACACAAAAAACTTTTTTGCTCACTCTTTTTAACCTTGGAATCTTAATGAATTTCCTAACAGGAATCTTCATCATAATTCCCATTTCCTGGAACACTTATTCCATCATGATTAATGCAGACATTAAGTTTCCTGACGACTTCAAGCTACTGGTACCTCCTTCTCCAGAGAAGCAGGAGATTGGAGCTGGTATTTATATTGGCTATGTTGCTGCAATTTTATTATTGGTGAGTGGTGTTATGATTTTCTGTTATGGATACGTTTTTCGAAACTCTCAAGAAAATCGTGTTTTATCCCCAGCAGTTGGACCGCTGGCACCAGTTGACATTTTTAGAAATACTGGTTCTTCTGGTTCTTCTTTGACAATCGATGAACAGAAGGAAGAGGAGCCTGAGGCCTGGACTGATGCGGTAACAACTGCGAATTACGCAGATATAAAAGAATCTAAACAATCCATGCATCAGCAACTGCTTGAGGATGCTAAGATGGTCCCTATTGTATTAGTTGCTCCATATGTTGTGAAATCCCAGGTTGAAGGGGAGGAGGCAGTTCAGAGGCTGGACAGCAGGGAATCACATTCAAGGAGGAAGAATCACCAACCAGACTAG